The Chelonia mydas isolate rCheMyd1 chromosome 1, rCheMyd1.pri.v2, whole genome shotgun sequence nucleotide sequence TCCAAGTCCCTGCAAACAGGGGCCACCCCAGAGTGACTCCTTGTGATCTGAGGTAGCCGTGTAGTTGCCCTGTGCTTCCCTCTAAGGTCCTTGCAATAACTGAGTCTCAGCATGGGATACTTAAAACAAGAGCCCCCTTTGTGGGGTCGCATTTATTCAGTCTTCTCCAAAACACGAGGTCTCCTAACCCTCAGCCCCACCTTCCTCCTTTACTCAAGAGctacccaccaccctgctggctgGGGTCAGCATTGATTCACTTGCCGCACCCGCTGCCCATTCTCTTCCCCTGATACCCTGCTGCCATCACTTCCTACCTGgaccttccccctgctcctccactaCCCCTGAGGTTtttccccctggccaggccagagctgggctgtggtaagagctgccctgGGAGCCCAGGCCTCTGTTTGGAGCCTCAAACTCTACAACTTCCCTAAGGGGGTGcatctgggggtgagggggtgagggcggagtgacaggctgggggctgctctcgggtCCCCCAGCCACTAGCCTAGGGCAagaggagggtctggggctcctcaCAGTGgctctggatccctgggcagctcttaggGCAGCTGGTCTCTGGCCTTGGCCTGGAAAGGGGGAAGAGCCTCAGgtaaagaggaggagcagaaggtGTGGTTTGGAGGAAGGGATTGGGCAGAGGTAGGTGCctcaggggaagaagaggagcaggagcagggtcaATGCAGGATGTGGCTCCTGCGTATATTCTGCTTTTGCTTTTTGAAGCGGTGGTCACCCTGCACCAAATGGGCTGATCTGGGATAGGAGCTCACTGTGCCTCGGTGGGGGAGTTGAGGACAGTTTCCACCCTGCAGCAGGGCAAAAGAAGGGGAAGAGTAGGAGGGAATTTGGTCCTGACTCTCTTGCCAGGACTCCTGTGTGTCAGACCCTTGCTCACATGCTCTGCCCTGCCTACATGAATAGTGAGTTCAGCAGATGTGTTGTGTGCAGAGCCACCAACAGGGGTGGGTAGGGGGCTATGTGAATGGCTTCTCCTGGGGTGCTGGCGTTAGTCATGTCTCTGACATGACTCAGTCATTAGGACTTGGCTAAGGGGGTAGGGGAAGGGTGGGTGTCCCTACCCCTTGAATAACTCCTGGTCACAGCTGGTGCAGCACCCGTGGATCACTCAGCACCCAGAATGCTCAGGAAAAGGCAGGACTGAAACTGAAAAACAGCtcggcactttttttttttgtggcccCTGGATGTTTAACCAGAGACGGGCCAGTGATGGGCCAGTTAAAATGCGAAACAACATCCACATCCCGTCTCTTTATTGACTGTATTGAGAGGAATTCTGAGGTTGGAGCAGCTGCCAATACAGCTCTTTATGGGCCAACACTCCACCATTCCCCTGGCTCTCCAGGAACATAGTCCTTTTGTAATTGCTGCTGCCCGCCTTGGCCACCCTTCCCCAAGTGCACTAGCCTCCCTCACCAAGAGACAGGAAGAGCCCCTATTCCATTATTGCAGGCCTTAGATCCTGCTTGAGCCTCTCTCTACAGCGTGGAGATCAATAGCTTATGTCATCTCGGATGTAAGCGTCCAGGATGGAATAAGTGGCCCCTGGTTTTCATCTCCTATGTAACCAGTGATGGAACCAGGTGATGAACTGACCCATCACTTGACAAACACCTCGATTATCCGCTCGCGaaggtgtttgcttttcacaCTATACACAATTGGATTCATCAGAGGTGGGACCAGCAGATAGACATAGCCCAGGAGAATCTGAAGTAATGGAGGAGAAGCCTTTCCAAATCTGTGTAACACAGATAAGCCGATCTCTGGTGTGTAAAAGAGCACAACAGCACAGAGGTGGGACACACAGGTGTTCAGGGCCCTGAGGCACTCTGTGGGGGACGCAACTTTCAGCACTGTTTTgaggatcatcacataagagaggaagatgagcagTGAGTCCAACCCCACCATTAAGAGTGTAATAAACAAGCCATAGATGCTGTTGACTGTGATATCTGAACAAGCCAGCTTCATGACCTCCTGGTGCAGGCAGTAGGAATGGGAGAGAATATTGGCTTGACAGTATTGGAACCGCTTCAAGAGAAAAGGGAGTGGGAATGTTAGGACAAACCCTCTTAACACAAACAACAGTCCCATCTTGGCTATTCTCGGAAGAGTTAAGACGGAAGCATATCTCAGTGGGTTAG carries:
- the LOC102931056 gene encoding olfactory receptor 51G2 encodes the protein MSAVNDTKLNAAVFLLTGLPGQEDIHLWISIPFCLVYVISIVGNSVILFIIKTDQSLHEPMYIFLSMLAVTDLGFSITTIPTILGIYLFNSREISLEACFAQLFFIHSLSFIESSILLLMAFDRFVAISNPLRYASVLTLPRIAKMGLLFVLRGFVLTFPLPFLLKRFQYCQANILSHSYCLHQEVMKLACSDITVNSIYGLFITLLMVGLDSLLIFLSYVMILKTVLKVASPTECLRALNTCVSHLCAVVLFYTPEIGLSVLHRFGKASPPLLQILLGYVYLLVPPLMNPIVYSVKSKHLRERIIEVFVK